The following proteins are co-located in the Acinetobacter sp. NCu2D-2 genome:
- the cydB gene encoding cytochrome d ubiquinol oxidase subunit II gives MIEYELLKIIWWVLVGVLLIGFALTDGFDMGSMAIMPFVGKTDDERRAAINTIAPHWDGNQVWFITAGGALFAAWPMVYATAFSGMYWALLLVLFALFLRPVGFDYRSKLENTQWRNSWDWGLAVGGAVPALVFGVAFGNMFLGVPFTLDETVRSMYTGSFFALLNPFAIVCGLVSLSMLCAHGGAWLMLRTDGALRQRSAKATQIMGIVYLVCFIVVGLWLYFGGIQGYTLVQPFDTNAAANPLAKQVLTDANPGWMNNYTTYPITKIAPIAGILGGLIVVFAASKAKAGLTFLGTSLAVIGTILTAGFALFPFLMPSSLNPVSSLTMWDAVSSQKTLTVMTVAACIFVPTILCYTTWCYYKMWGVVTNKHIQENSHSLY, from the coding sequence ATGATTGAATATGAATTACTCAAAATCATTTGGTGGGTCTTGGTCGGTGTACTCCTCATTGGCTTTGCCCTCACCGACGGCTTCGATATGGGCTCAATGGCGATCATGCCATTTGTAGGTAAAACAGATGATGAGCGTCGTGCCGCAATTAATACCATCGCCCCACACTGGGACGGTAACCAAGTTTGGTTTATTACTGCAGGTGGTGCGTTATTCGCTGCATGGCCAATGGTCTATGCCACTGCCTTCTCAGGCATGTACTGGGCACTTCTTCTCGTTTTATTTGCCTTATTCTTAAGACCTGTCGGTTTTGACTATCGATCTAAACTTGAAAATACCCAATGGCGTAATTCTTGGGACTGGGGACTTGCTGTCGGTGGTGCTGTACCTGCCTTAGTCTTTGGTGTGGCATTTGGCAATATGTTCTTAGGTGTACCATTTACTTTAGATGAAACTGTACGTTCAATGTATACAGGTAGCTTCTTTGCCCTACTCAACCCATTTGCAATTGTTTGTGGTTTAGTTAGCTTATCTATGCTCTGTGCTCACGGCGGTGCATGGCTCATGCTGCGTACTGATGGCGCATTGCGTCAACGGTCTGCCAAAGCAACACAAATCATGGGCATTGTTTACTTGGTTTGCTTTATTGTTGTAGGTCTATGGTTGTATTTTGGTGGCATTCAAGGTTATACCTTGGTTCAACCTTTCGATACCAATGCAGCAGCTAACCCACTTGCAAAACAAGTCTTAACTGACGCAAATCCAGGTTGGATGAATAACTATACGACTTATCCAATCACTAAAATCGCACCAATCGCAGGTATTTTAGGTGGGTTGATTGTTGTGTTTGCAGCCTCTAAAGCAAAAGCAGGATTAACGTTCTTAGGCACAAGTTTGGCTGTGATCGGAACCATCTTAACTGCAGGTTTTGCTTTGTTCCCATTCCTCATGCCATCAAGCTTAAATCCTGTTTCAAGCTTAACTATGTGGGATGCGGTATCGAGTCAAAAAACATTGACTGTGATGACCGTGGCAGCATGTATCTTCGTACCAACAATTTTGTGCTACACCACTTGGTGTTACTACAAAATGTGGGGAGTGGTTACCAACAAACACATTCAAGAGAATTCACACAGCCTGTACTAA
- the cydX gene encoding cytochrome bd-I oxidase subunit CydX, whose translation MWYFAWILGILMACFAGVLSALYIEHHQDLDEE comes from the coding sequence ATGTGGTATTTCGCATGGATTCTCGGGATTCTGATGGCATGTTTTGCCGGTGTGCTCAGTGCCCTGTATATCGAACATCATCAAGATTTGGATGAGGAATAA
- a CDS encoding cyd operon YbgE family protein, with protein MNDAAIEKPLNEKKSNPFAMVISCMLAFPLAAVLLVHPAAMLDADGSYSHSVLMYIMIGISGGFIHGVGFVPRHWFWKWIFSPFLSWPLMLWGYYTWFLH; from the coding sequence ATGAATGACGCTGCAATTGAAAAACCATTGAATGAAAAAAAATCCAATCCTTTTGCGATGGTGATTTCCTGCATGTTGGCATTTCCACTTGCAGCCGTTCTTCTCGTTCACCCAGCAGCAATGCTTGATGCAGATGGCAGTTATAGTCACAGTGTACTCATGTACATCATGATTGGTATTTCAGGTGGATTTATTCATGGTGTGGGTTTTGTTCCCCGTCATTGGTTTTGGAAATGGATTTTTAGTCCATTTCTCTCATGGCCACTCATGCTATGGGGCTATTACACTTGGTTCCTGCATTAA